GCATTGTAAACCACCAGGGTCCAGTAATCTTCGAAACGTTTTGGGGTACCGTCTGCTTTGAATTGTTTTCCCTGCCATTTTACAGATAAGTCCAGTCGGTGATAGTCTGGTAGACGACTCTGGTTTCGATTACCGAAATGAGGAATCAGGTTGCCTTCATAAATGTATTTGCCTAATGGCAGGGTAAAAGGTCTACCAGAATTGTATTTGAAGCTGAAAGATCCGCTGAGCCTGGGGAGAAACTTATAGATACCTACCAGCGAGATATCGTGTTTTTTATCATAGTTGGATGGAAAGTATCGACCGTTGTTGATGGTTTCCTCATCAAATTGCCCAGCCACTTTGATTTCACTTCGGGAGAGGGTGTAGCTCAGCCATCCGGTAAATTTGCCCTCATTCTTTTTAAGGAAAAATTCCATACCATATGCTCTACCCATTCCGGTAAGCAGCTCGGTTTCAGGATTGGGATTGAAGAGGAGGTCTGCTCCATCCTTGTATTGCACCATATTGACCAGCCGCTTGAAATAGCCATCCACATAGGTTTCCCACTTATTGTCTTTAAAGTTCTGATAGATACCTAGAGAATAGTGATGGGAAGTGGTAGGTGCGATGTGAGAGTCGCTTAGTTTCCAGATATCCGTTGGGGCGGGAGTGATGGTGCTGGAGATCAGGTGGAGGTATTGCAGAGATTTGGTGTAGCTGGCCTTGATGCTGGCTTGCTCACTGAGGCGATAAGATACTGACGCCCGCGGCTCCCATCCGTAGTAGGACTTCATGATTTCCAGAGCGCCGAAGGTCAGTGTATCCGTAATGCTCTCATTGCTTCTGGGAAGCTCCGGGTCGTATTGGTAGATGGTGCCAGCACCTAAATAATGGAGGGAGGAAATCCTGAAACCATAGAGTGCAGAAAACTTTTTCCCCAATGTGGCTTCATGACTCAGGTAGATAGCACTTTCCACGCCATGTTCTGAATCCAGATAAAGGGGATTGGATGAAGAGGTTTGCTCATCAAAGGGAATTCGGTCCCCGGGTTTGAGTCTGTGAAATATGGTGCTGCCACCAAATTTGAGTTCATGCTTTGGGGTAATCACATACCCCCAATCGGACTTAGCCGTGTAGTCAATGATCCTGGACTTTCCTATAAAACTGGCAGCTTCTCTTGGCTGGGTGATTTTGTAATTGTATTCACTCAGAATGGCCGAAAAATTCGCAAATACCCTACGGCCAAAGAGATGATTCCACCTGAGAGAGAAATTGCGGTTGCCCCAGTTTCTCACCGTCTCAAAAGTGTTGGTATTCCGGTCATTGCCGAAATACCCCGAAAAGTAGAAGGTATTCTTTTTGTTGTACTTGAGATTGATCTTGGCATTCAGATCCTGAAAGCTGGTGCTTGTATTATTATCCAGGGATAAATCGAAAATGGATTGCCTGCCCGAAAGGATAAATGAGCTTTGCTTTTTCTTGATGGGCCCCTCAGCGATGAAGCGGGCAGATACTAAGCCGATACCTCCAGTGAAGTGATAATTTTGATCGTCTCCTTCTTTTTGATGAACTGAGATCACCGATGACGCCCGGCCTCCATAGCTTGGCGGGATGAACCCTTTCATGATCTCCACATTATTCACAGCTTCCGGATTGAAGACCGAGATCAACCCATAAAGGTGGTTTGGGTTGTATACAGTGGCTTCATCCAGAAGGATGAGGTTTTGATCCGTACTGCCCCCACGTATGTTCAGGCCGTTGGCATCTTCCCCCAGCGTTTTGATGCCGGGGAGCAGTGTGGCGCCCTGCAGCACGTCTACTTCGCCCAGGAAGTAGGGGATTTGCCCTTCTGTACTCAGGTTGAGGGTATTGATACCCGGGATCAGGCTGGATACGTTAAAATCCGGCTCAATTGCAGAAATGGTTATTTCATTGAGCTCATTCACCTTTTGAGCCAGCATGAAATTTCGGATGTGCCCTTTACTCAGATCAATGGTGTCCAGAATGTCTTCGTATCCAATAAAGCTGACTCTCACCACATGCTCACCTGCGGAAAGTGAAAGTGAGAAGTAGCCGTAGCTATTGGTAATCACACCGTTCAGGCTGCCGGGTTCGTATACAGCAGCGCCTATTAGTGCCTCGCCGCTTTCCAGGTCACGTACGGTTCCTCGTATGGTTTGAAGTTCCACTGTTGGCTTTTCGTAGCTAATAGCCACAATATTGCCATTGACGGTATAATTAATTCC
This Marinoscillum sp. 108 DNA region includes the following protein-coding sequences:
- a CDS encoding TonB-dependent receptor; this encodes MPKFLLAFFVLIFSLFCTTGTAQEILKRPITLATYSYTLDSALQTAKAQGFPIAYSSSKLPNARCNFKSSQLLYEDFLKALKTQTGINYTVNGNIVAISYEKPTVELQTIRGTVRDLESGEALIGAAVYEPGSLNGVITNSYGYFSLSLSAGEHVVRVSFIGYEDILDTIDLSKGHIRNFMLAQKVNELNEITISAIEPDFNVSSLIPGINTLNLSTEGQIPYFLGEVDVLQGATLLPGIKTLGEDANGLNIRGGSTDQNLILLDEATVYNPNHLYGLISVFNPEAVNNVEIMKGFIPPSYGGRASSVISVHQKEGDDQNYHFTGGIGLVSARFIAEGPIKKKQSSFILSGRQSIFDLSLDNNTSTSFQDLNAKINLKYNKKNTFYFSGYFGNDRNTNTFETVRNWGNRNFSLRWNHLFGRRVFANFSAILSEYNYKITQPREAASFIGKSRIIDYTAKSDWGYVITPKHELKFGGSTIFHRLKPGDRIPFDEQTSSSNPLYLDSEHGVESAIYLSHEATLGKKFSALYGFRISSLHYLGAGTIYQYDPELPRSNESITDTLTFGALEIMKSYYGWEPRASVSYRLSEQASIKASYTKSLQYLHLISSTITPAPTDIWKLSDSHIAPTTSHHYSLGIYQNFKDNKWETYVDGYFKRLVNMVQYKDGADLLFNPNPETELLTGMGRAYGMEFFLKKNEGKFTGWLSYTLSRSEIKVAGQFDEETINNGRYFPSNYDKKHDISLVGIYKFLPRLSGSFSFKYNSGRPFTLPLGKYIYEGNLIPHFGNRNQSRLPDYHRLDLSVKWQGKQFKADGTPKRFEDYWTLVVYNAYGRNNVYSYFFKEDKQSGVTTIEPYTIFDSVIPAITYNFKF